A stretch of the Ostrea edulis chromosome 9, xbOstEdul1.1, whole genome shotgun sequence genome encodes the following:
- the LOC130050311 gene encoding uncharacterized protein LOC130050311, translating to MIYLSKQINTLRQHVEENKLERRSACWEEMDDITDFPNLDEEQLRSLTCGTYQLKLSPSYAQEHIEGDCAIHVHKEEPGLVRIRMQSRHVSSRSYLLWIKYAEGAIIAWYCKCKAGARVVGMCAHIAAILWYVGYARHQPAGRIGVRDWGEFLEDATLVDESESSSEGSEIEE from the coding sequence ATGATTTACTTATCAAAGCAAATCAACACCCTTCGGCAGCATGTTGAAGAAAACAAATTGGAAAGACGATCAGCTTGTTGGGAGGAAATGGATGATATCACTGACTTTCCAAACCTGGATGAAGAGCAACTGAGGTCTCTGACATGTGGCACGTACCAGCTGAAATTATCCCCAAGCTATGCCCAGGAACATATTGAAGGAGATTGTGCCATTCATGTCCACAAGGAGGAGCCAGGTCTAGTACGAATCAGAATGCAGAGTCGTCATGTGTCATCCAGGTCCTACCTTCTGTGGATAAAGTATGCAGAGGGTGCAATAATTGCATGGTATTGTAAGTGTAAGGCTGGTGCTCGTGTTGTTGGCATGTGTGCACACATTGCAGCCATTCTATGGTATGTGGGGTATGCACGGCACCAACCAGCGGGGCGAATAGGTGTGCGTGATTGGGGGGAGTTTCTGGAAGATGCCACTTTGGTTGATGAGTCTGAGAGTTCCAGTGAAGGCAGTGAAATAGAAGAGTAA
- the LOC130050310 gene encoding uncharacterized protein LOC130050310: MPGKKSYNCCNCPRVVRQKDRYSIARKYRVVISKLSGRTPGDDDFLCNRCRCMCARHIKRKGHSMASTTDCQGESAPSTSSTTLTPQFSPPSVTLPFPCTSRGHAACCICKRPGPKLVVVPVGFRHRIFITKEVIIPAGARCCPKHLQRDIESLNPTARTTKFNKTSITELIKFLRTEIIRSEKARLDFDSENLTDTEYVDLLGISKASFNDMMLFIEGKIKITPARTTRTSLAIFLLKLRGGESNKILSTLFNISKSSIQRSVRAVRNILMTGGFVTENLGFGHITREEIINKHTRPLAQTLFGDDTTQQAILILDGTYIYINKSGNFRFQRQSYSLHKGRPLVKPMVIVSSTGYFVSVLGPYIAKNNDASILNHILKRNIDDIQGWVCEDDVFVVDRGFRDSLDYLEELGIKAQMPSFMAHGDRQMSTESANISRLVTKIRWVVESANGRIKQWRYLGKILPTSQVPYIGDFVRIVCAISNRYIIINSNNLQINMHLTMKSCKEMKLK; the protein is encoded by the exons ATGCCTGGTAAGAAATCTTACAACTGTTGTAATTGTCCACGCGTGGTACGACAGAAAGACAGATACAGCATTGCAAGAAAATACAGAGTCGTTATCTCCAAACTATCTGGGAGAACACCAGGTGACGATGACTTCCTATGCAACAGATGTAGGTGCATGTGTGCACGTCACATAAAACGCAAAGGTCATAGCATGGCGAGCACGACAGATTGTCAAGGTGAATCCGCACCATCAACATCATCTACAACTTTAACACCTCAGTTCAGTCCACCATCAGTAACTCTTCCTTTTCCTTGCACATCAAGAGGACATGCTGCATGTTGCATCTGCAAAAGGCCAGGACCAAAGCTAGTTGTGGTTCCAGTGGGATTTCGTCATCGAATCTTTATCACCAAAGAAGTCATAATTCCTGCTGGAGCTCGTTGCTGCCCAAAACACCTGCAGAGAGACATTGAAAGTTTGAACCCAACAGCGAGAACAACAAAGTTCAATAAAACTTCAATAACTGAGCTGATCAAGTTCTTAAGAACTGAGATTATACGAAGTGAGAAAGCAAGGCTAGATTTTGACAGTGAAAATCTTACAGACACTGAATATGTAGATCTCCTGGGGATATCAAAAGCTTCTTTCAATGACATGATGCTGTTTATCGAGGGGAAAATCAAAATAACTCCTGCTAGAACTACCAGAACCAGCCTTGCAATCTTTTTGCTAAAATTGAGAGGAGGGGAGTCAAACAAGATTTTGTCCACATTGTTTAATATTTCCAAATCCAGTATACAAAGAAGTGTGCGAGCTGTCCGCAATATATTGATGACTGGAGGTTTTGTCACAGAAAACCTTGGATTTGGTCACATAACGCGAGAGGAGATAATCAATAAGCATACGCGACCCCTTGCCCAGACACTTTTTGGTGATGACACAACTCAGCAAGCCATACTTATATTGGATGGGACGTACATCTACATCAACAAAAGTGGTAATTTTAGATTTCAACGTCAATCCTACAGTCTCCACAAAGGCAGGCCACTTGTGAAACCTATGGTCATTGTGTCATCGACAGGCTACTTTGTTTCTGTATTAGGCCCTTATATTGCAAAAAACAATGATGCCTCCATACTCAACcacattttgaaaagaaatatcgATGACATACAGGGATGGGTTTGCGAGGATGATGTATTTGTGGTGGACCGTGGTTTCAGAGACTCCTTGGATTACTTGGAGGAACTAGGTATCAAGGCACAGATGCCATCCTTTATGGCTCATGGAGACAGGCAGATGTCAACTGAAAGTGCAAATATTAGTCGATTAGTGACAAAG ATAAGATGGGTGGTTGAGTCAGCGAATGGTAGGATAAAGCAATGGCGTTACCTTGGGAAAATCCTGCCAACGAGCCAGGTTCCGTACATTGGAGATTTTGTTAGGATTGTTTGTGCCATCAGTAACAGGTATATTATAATCAATTCCAATAACTTGCAAATAAACATGCATCTCACAATGAAATCCTGTAAAgagatgaaattaaaatga